A window of the Hypanus sabinus isolate sHypSab1 chromosome 25, sHypSab1.hap1, whole genome shotgun sequence genome harbors these coding sequences:
- the LOC132381261 gene encoding coagulation factor X-like — protein sequence MKLALSYWIILFLLSGCRTNDVFLQKPSALQLLSRVPRTNQFAEELREGNLERECVEETCTKEEVQEIFEDDCKVESFWKLYTARLKCNSTTCQNNGSCRNTAIGVKCKCLGGFNGTYCETDINECDLMPTCPPGTSCVDGINKFTCICPAEGCYANSEL from the exons ATGAAGCTCGCCCTAAGTTACTGGATCATCTTGTTCCTTCTCAGTGGCTGTCGCACAAATGATG TCTTCCTACAGAAACCTTCAGCTCTGCAGCTGCTGTCTCGAGTCCCCAGAACCAACCAGTTTGCAGAAGAGCTTAGAGAAGGGAATCTGGAGCGAGAGTGCGTGGAAGAAACATGCACAAAGGAAGAAGTCCAAGAGATTTTTGAAGATGATTGCAAAGTG GAATCCTTCTGGAAACTCTACACAG CCAGGCTGAAGTGTAATTCAACTACCTGCCAAAATAATGGGAGTTGTCGGAACACCGCCATAGGAGTAAAATGTAAATGTCTCGGAGGATTTAATGGAACCTACTGTGAAACAG ATATCAATGAGTGTGACTTAATGCCCACATGCCCACCAGGAACATCTTGTGTAGACGGAATCAACAAGTTCACCTGCATTTGCCCAGCTGAAGGATGCTATGCAAATTCAGAATTATAA